Proteins from a genomic interval of Bradyrhizobium sp. CCGB01:
- a CDS encoding SDR family NAD(P)-dependent oxidoreductase, with amino-acid sequence MANDLNGRTALVTGGSRGIGAAICRALAASGAAVAINCRERIGQAEQLAGEIVKQGGRAIVIAADVSQRQAVATMVERVTAGLGPIDILVNNAGIAITRGVDDLTEDDFDRTMLVNLKSVFLCTQAVLPEMRAKRWGRIVNISSGAARGAGSIGPHYNASKAGMEGLTRGYAARLVKEGITVNAVAPSLIETDMMSGQPQLVSRIPLGRFGTADEVAKAVMLLVDNAYMTGQTVALSGGMAFN; translated from the coding sequence ATGGCGAATGATCTGAACGGGCGCACGGCGCTCGTGACCGGCGGCTCGCGCGGAATCGGTGCTGCCATCTGTCGTGCGCTGGCCGCATCAGGCGCGGCCGTTGCGATCAACTGCCGCGAGCGGATCGGGCAAGCCGAGCAGCTGGCAGGCGAGATCGTCAAGCAAGGCGGCCGTGCCATCGTAATTGCCGCCGACGTCTCGCAGCGCCAAGCCGTGGCCACAATGGTCGAGCGCGTTACGGCCGGGCTCGGGCCGATCGACATCCTCGTCAACAATGCCGGCATCGCCATCACGCGCGGCGTCGACGATCTCACCGAGGACGATTTCGACCGGACGATGCTGGTCAATCTGAAGTCCGTCTTCCTGTGCACGCAGGCTGTGCTGCCGGAAATGCGCGCCAAGAGATGGGGGCGCATCGTCAACATCTCCTCGGGTGCCGCGCGCGGCGCCGGCTCGATCGGCCCGCATTACAACGCATCCAAGGCCGGCATGGAGGGCCTCACGCGCGGCTATGCGGCGCGGCTGGTGAAAGAAGGCATCACCGTCAACGCAGTGGCGCCCTCGCTGATCGAGACCGACATGATGAGCGGCCAACCGCAGCTCGTCAGCCGCATCCCGCTCGGCCGCTTCGGCACGGCGGACGAGGTGGCCAAAGCGGTGATGCTGCTGGTCGACAATGCCTACATGACCGGGCAGACGGTCGCGCTGAGCGGCGGGATGGCGTTTAATTAG
- a CDS encoding pyridoxamine 5'-phosphate oxidase family protein, which translates to MSVIETVEQLEAIYGAVGDASTVKVADHVTPLYRIFIEKAPFAALATIGPEGIDCSPRGDLPGFVRIHDPKTLMLPDRRGNNRVDSLRNIVRDPRVSLMFLIPGSGNAVRANGRAHLSVDPELLASFKVEGKAPRSVMVMTVDEIYFQCARAIVRSDLWNPDKRIDPKTLPTPGQILAEMSENKVGGAEYDRIWPERAAATMW; encoded by the coding sequence ATGTCGGTGATCGAAACGGTCGAACAGCTGGAAGCCATCTACGGCGCCGTCGGTGACGCTTCGACCGTGAAAGTCGCCGACCACGTCACGCCGCTCTACAGGATCTTCATCGAGAAGGCGCCGTTCGCCGCACTTGCCACCATCGGGCCTGAGGGCATCGACTGCTCGCCGCGCGGCGATCTCCCCGGCTTCGTCCGTATCCACGATCCGAAGACGCTGATGCTGCCGGATCGGCGCGGCAACAACCGGGTCGATTCCTTGCGCAACATCGTGCGCGATCCCAGGGTGTCGCTGATGTTCCTGATCCCCGGTTCGGGCAACGCGGTGCGGGCCAACGGCCGCGCCCATCTCTCCGTCGATCCCGAGTTGCTGGCTTCGTTCAAGGTCGAGGGCAAGGCGCCGCGCAGCGTCATGGTGATGACCGTCGACGAAATCTATTTCCAGTGCGCCCGCGCCATCGTGCGCTCCGACCTCTGGAATCCCGACAAGCGGATCGATCCGAAGACCTTGCCGACACCCGGCCAGATCCTGGCCGAGATGAGCGAGAACAAGGTCGGCGGCGCCGAGTACGATCGCATCTGGCCGGAGCGCGCAGCGGCGACGATGTGGTGA
- the phnN gene encoding phosphonate metabolism protein/1,5-bisphosphokinase (PRPP-forming) PhnN — MSETATMAQDAAGGIGPGRLVLVVGPSGAGKDTLLRLAQAACADDRDVVFPRRVVTRASSADEDNIAVSQDDFRRGREHGDFAVHWEAHGHSYALPLEINDDIRAGRAVVANVSRTVIGALRQAYANVIVVAITAPPDVLAQRLAARARHSDGNIADRLARNVDDTSADADVTILNAGSAEYHSRQLVRAIRNEGWQE, encoded by the coding sequence ATGAGCGAAACCGCGACCATGGCGCAGGATGCGGCCGGCGGGATCGGGCCCGGGCGGCTCGTGCTCGTGGTCGGTCCGAGCGGCGCCGGCAAGGACACGCTTTTGCGGCTCGCGCAGGCGGCCTGCGCGGACGACCGCGATGTCGTCTTTCCGCGCCGCGTCGTCACCCGCGCGTCTTCTGCCGACGAGGACAACATTGCGGTGAGCCAGGACGACTTCCGTCGCGGACGTGAGCATGGCGATTTCGCCGTGCATTGGGAGGCGCACGGGCATTCCTATGCCCTGCCGCTCGAAATCAACGACGACATCCGGGCCGGTCGCGCGGTCGTCGCCAATGTCTCGCGCACGGTGATCGGCGCGCTGCGCCAGGCCTATGCCAACGTCATCGTGGTCGCGATCACGGCGCCGCCGGACGTGCTGGCGCAGCGGCTTGCCGCGCGCGCCCGGCACAGCGACGGCAATATCGCCGATCGCCTCGCGCGCAACGTCGACGACACATCGGCCGATGCCGATGTCACCATCCTCAATGCCGGCAGCGCGGAGTATCACAGCCGCCAGCTCGTGCGTGCGATCAGGAATGAAGGCTGGCAGGAGTAG
- a CDS encoding alpha-D-ribose 1-methylphosphonate 5-triphosphate diphosphatase gives MNAKPKESVIANARIVLADRVIEQGWLALADGRIAEIGEGRAPSGAEDAGGDLIMPGLIELHTDHLEAHYVPRPKVFWNPVAAVISYDGQLATSGITTVFDSLRVWREDGAEEVDGRAGVLAAAITTARDASLLRADHFLHLRCEIPMPSVVEEAKELIDRPDVKLMSLMDHTPGQRQFRDEVKLRDYYRGKGGGKTDAELDELFAKRFEYQKLYAAANMREIVALAHEYKIPLASHDDTTEENVADAVRDRVSVAEFPTTLEAARGLHQAGIDILMGAPNVVRGGSHSGNIAAVDLAREGLLDILSSDYIPSSLLMAALQLPEHVPAISLPAAVRTVTKAPAEAVGLTDRGEVATGKRADLIRVHVAGSVPVVRSVWREGHRVA, from the coding sequence ATGAACGCCAAGCCGAAGGAATCCGTGATCGCCAACGCCAGGATCGTGCTGGCTGACCGGGTGATCGAGCAGGGCTGGCTCGCTCTTGCCGACGGACGCATCGCCGAGATCGGCGAGGGCAGGGCGCCCTCGGGCGCCGAGGACGCCGGCGGCGATCTCATCATGCCCGGCCTGATCGAGCTCCACACCGACCATCTCGAAGCACACTACGTGCCGCGCCCAAAGGTGTTCTGGAATCCGGTTGCGGCCGTGATCTCCTATGACGGCCAGCTCGCGACCTCGGGCATCACCACCGTGTTCGACTCGCTCCGGGTCTGGCGCGAGGACGGCGCCGAGGAAGTCGATGGCCGTGCCGGCGTGCTCGCCGCCGCGATCACGACCGCGCGCGACGCCAGCCTGCTGCGCGCCGACCACTTCCTGCATCTGCGCTGCGAAATCCCGATGCCGAGCGTGGTCGAGGAAGCCAAGGAGCTGATCGACCGTCCGGACGTCAAGCTGATGTCGCTGATGGACCACACCCCCGGCCAGCGCCAGTTCCGCGACGAGGTCAAGCTGCGCGACTACTATCGCGGCAAGGGCGGCGGCAAGACCGATGCCGAGCTCGACGAGCTGTTCGCAAAGCGCTTCGAGTATCAGAAGCTTTATGCTGCGGCCAACATGCGCGAGATCGTGGCGCTGGCGCATGAGTACAAGATCCCGCTCGCGAGCCATGACGACACCACCGAGGAGAACGTCGCGGACGCCGTGCGCGATCGCGTTTCGGTGGCGGAATTTCCGACCACGCTGGAGGCTGCGCGCGGCCTGCACCAGGCCGGCATCGACATCCTGATGGGCGCACCGAACGTCGTGCGCGGCGGCTCCCACTCCGGCAATATCGCCGCAGTCGATCTCGCCCGCGAGGGTCTGCTCGACATCCTGTCGTCGGACTACATTCCGTCCAGCCTGCTGATGGCCGCGCTGCAATTGCCGGAGCATGTGCCGGCGATCAGCCTGCCTGCGGCGGTTCGCACCGTGACCAAGGCACCGGCCGAGGCGGTTGGCCTCACCGACCGCGGCGAGGTCGCGACCGGCAAACGAGCCGATCTGATCCGCGTGCACGTGGCCGGCAGCGTTCCCGTGGTCCGCAGTGTCTGGCGCGAAGGACACCGCGTGGCATGA
- the phnL gene encoding phosphonate C-P lyase system protein PhnL has translation MTAMIDIAAAKKTFTMHLQGGIELPVVSGVTFHVNPGECVVLSGPSGAGKSSILKMIFGNYRCDSGRIGIRHRGAVVDLATAEPRQVLNIRRSTIGYVSQFLRAVPRVATIDVVAEPLIVNGMARAEAQARAGALLHRLNIPERLWQLPPATFSGGEQQRVNIARGFISELPILLLDEPTASLDAANRAVVVELVAEKKRQGVAMVAIVHDDEIRHLIADRIVDVTSFAAAA, from the coding sequence ATGACCGCCATGATCGACATCGCCGCCGCGAAAAAGACCTTTACGATGCACCTGCAAGGCGGCATCGAATTGCCCGTCGTCAGCGGCGTGACCTTCCACGTCAATCCCGGCGAATGCGTCGTGCTGTCGGGGCCATCGGGCGCCGGAAAATCGTCGATCCTAAAGATGATCTTCGGCAATTACCGCTGCGATTCCGGCCGCATCGGCATCCGCCATCGCGGCGCGGTGGTCGATCTCGCCACCGCCGAGCCGCGGCAGGTGCTGAACATCCGCCGTTCCACGATCGGCTATGTCAGCCAGTTCTTGCGCGCGGTGCCGCGGGTTGCGACCATCGATGTCGTCGCCGAGCCGCTGATCGTCAACGGCATGGCCCGGGCCGAAGCGCAAGCGCGCGCCGGCGCGTTGTTGCACCGCCTCAACATTCCCGAGCGCCTGTGGCAGCTTCCGCCCGCGACCTTCTCCGGCGGCGAGCAGCAGCGCGTCAACATCGCGCGCGGTTTCATCTCGGAGCTGCCGATCCTGCTGCTGGACGAACCCACCGCCTCGCTCGATGCGGCCAATCGCGCCGTCGTGGTCGAGCTGGTCGCCGAGAAAAAACGCCAGGGTGTCGCCATGGTCGCCATTGTCCATGACGACGAAATCCGCCATCTGATTGCCGACCGTATCGTTGACGTCACCAGTTTTGCCGCCGCCGCCTGA
- the phnK gene encoding phosphonate C-P lyase system protein PhnK gives MVDQDMLENDQPLLVAESLSKSYGRIAACRDVSFSLYPGEVLAIVGESGSGKSTLLQMLSGQLAPSAGHVSYRMRDGITRDLTTLGEAERRFLFRTDWGYVHQDPAQGLRMAVSAGANVGERLMAVGWNHYGRIRDTASDWLTRVEIDIARIDDAPRTYSGGMRQRLQIARNLVTEPRLVFMDEPTGGLDVSVQARLLDLVRSLVAELHLAVIIVTHDLAVARLLSHRVMVMKGGRVIETGLTDQVLDDPREPYTQLLVSSILPP, from the coding sequence ATGGTTGATCAAGACATGCTCGAAAACGACCAGCCGCTGCTGGTCGCGGAGTCCCTCAGCAAATCCTACGGCCGCATTGCCGCGTGCCGCGACGTGTCGTTCTCGCTCTACCCCGGCGAGGTGCTGGCGATCGTCGGCGAATCCGGTTCGGGCAAGTCGACGTTGCTGCAAATGCTGTCGGGCCAGCTCGCGCCGAGCGCCGGCCACGTCTCCTATCGGATGCGCGACGGCATCACCCGCGATCTCACAACCTTGGGCGAAGCCGAGCGGCGCTTCCTGTTCCGCACCGATTGGGGCTATGTGCACCAGGATCCCGCGCAGGGCCTGCGCATGGCGGTTTCGGCCGGCGCCAATGTTGGCGAGCGGCTGATGGCGGTGGGCTGGAATCACTACGGCCGCATTCGCGACACCGCGTCGGACTGGTTGACGCGCGTCGAGATCGACATCGCTCGCATCGACGATGCGCCGCGCACCTATTCCGGCGGCATGCGTCAGCGCCTGCAGATCGCCCGCAATCTCGTCACCGAGCCACGGCTGGTGTTCATGGACGAGCCGACCGGCGGCCTCGACGTCTCCGTGCAGGCCCGCCTGCTCGACCTCGTGCGCAGCCTCGTCGCCGAGCTGCATCTCGCCGTCATCATCGTGACCCACGATCTCGCGGTGGCGCGGCTGTTGTCGCATCGCGTGATGGTGATGAAGGGCGGCCGCGTCATCGAAACCGGTCTCACCGACCAGGTGCTCGACGATCCGCGCGAGCCCTATACCCAGCTCCTCGTCTCCTCGATTCTGCCGCCATGA
- a CDS encoding alpha-D-ribose 1-methylphosphonate 5-phosphate C-P-lyase PhnJ, with the protein MNAPAYNFAYLDEQTKRMIRRAILKAIAIPGYQVPFASREMPMPYGWGTGGVQVTAAILGPQDTLKVIDQGSDDTTNAISIRKFFAKTAGVATTTSTIDATVIQTRHRIPETSLHENQVLVYQVPIPEPLRFLEPRETETRRMHALAEYGLMHVKLYEDIARFGHIATAYAYPVKVNARYVMDPSPTPKFDNPKMDNCPALQLFGAGREKRIYAIPPYTQVVSLDFEDHPFEPYRFNAPCALCAAENSYLDEIVTDDKGGRMFVCSDTDYCEGRQAAGHHGSLSAAPYKEKSGSHG; encoded by the coding sequence ATGAACGCGCCCGCCTACAATTTCGCCTATCTCGATGAACAGACCAAGCGGATGATCCGCCGCGCGATCCTGAAAGCGATCGCGATCCCCGGCTATCAGGTGCCGTTCGCCAGCCGTGAAATGCCGATGCCCTATGGCTGGGGCACTGGCGGCGTGCAGGTGACCGCTGCGATCCTTGGTCCGCAAGACACGCTGAAAGTGATCGACCAGGGTTCCGACGACACCACGAACGCGATCTCGATCCGGAAGTTCTTCGCCAAGACCGCCGGCGTCGCCACGACGACGTCGACGATCGATGCGACCGTGATCCAGACCCGTCACCGCATACCCGAGACGTCGCTGCACGAGAACCAGGTGCTGGTCTATCAGGTGCCGATCCCCGAACCCCTGCGCTTCCTCGAGCCGCGCGAGACCGAGACGCGGCGCATGCATGCGCTCGCCGAATACGGCCTGATGCATGTCAAGCTCTACGAGGACATCGCCCGCTTCGGTCACATCGCGACCGCCTACGCCTATCCGGTCAAGGTGAACGCGCGCTATGTGATGGATCCGTCGCCGACGCCGAAATTCGACAATCCCAAGATGGACAATTGCCCCGCGCTGCAATTGTTCGGCGCCGGCCGCGAGAAGCGCATCTACGCGATCCCGCCTTATACGCAGGTGGTGTCGCTCGATTTCGAGGATCACCCGTTCGAGCCGTATCGCTTCAACGCGCCCTGCGCGCTGTGCGCCGCCGAGAATTCCTATCTCGACGAGATCGTCACCGACGACAAGGGCGGGCGGATGTTCGTCTGCTCCGACACCGATTACTGCGAGGGCCGCCAGGCCGCCGGCCATCACGGCAGCCTCAGCGCCGCGCCGTACAAGGAGAAGTCGGGCTCCCATGGTTGA
- a CDS encoding carbon-phosphorus lyase complex subunit PhnI, which translates to MYVAVKGGERAIDNAHRLLANARRGDRSVPEVTLDQISEQLGLAVDRVMSEGSLYDRELAALAIKQARGDLIEAIFLVRAFRATLPRFGASEPVDTGAMRVQRRVSSTFKDIPGGQILGPTFDYTHRLLDPTLAEGFVPEAPATAEASTAATPRVTDILGRDGLIESSPQAEDGASVGDLTREPLNFPADRDLRLQNLARGDEGFLLAMGYSTQRGYGRNHPFAGEIRFGEVEVEFSAEDVGFAVSLGSIELTECQMVNQFKGSATEAPCFTRGYGLAFGQSERKTMSMALVDRALRARELGEEAVAPAQDEEFVMSHSDNVQATGFVEHLKLPHYVDFQSELGLLRKLRREFAEANAPDAMKEAAE; encoded by the coding sequence ATGTATGTCGCAGTCAAAGGCGGCGAGCGCGCCATCGACAACGCCCATCGCCTGCTCGCCAATGCGCGGCGCGGCGACAGAAGCGTTCCGGAAGTCACGCTCGACCAGATCTCGGAGCAGCTTGGCCTCGCCGTGGACCGCGTCATGAGCGAAGGCTCGCTCTATGATCGCGAGCTCGCTGCGCTCGCCATCAAGCAGGCGCGCGGCGATCTGATCGAGGCGATCTTCCTGGTCCGCGCCTTCCGCGCCACGCTGCCGCGCTTCGGCGCGAGCGAGCCGGTCGACACCGGCGCCATGCGGGTGCAGCGGCGCGTGTCGTCGACCTTCAAGGACATTCCTGGCGGGCAGATCCTCGGGCCGACCTTCGACTATACGCATCGCCTGCTCGATCCGACCCTCGCTGAAGGCTTTGTGCCGGAAGCGCCGGCAACCGCAGAGGCCTCGACCGCGGCCACGCCGCGCGTGACCGACATTCTCGGCCGCGACGGACTGATCGAATCCTCACCGCAGGCGGAAGACGGCGCCAGCGTCGGCGACCTCACGCGCGAGCCGCTGAACTTTCCGGCGGACCGTGATCTGCGCCTGCAAAATCTTGCGCGCGGCGACGAGGGCTTCCTGCTGGCGATGGGCTATTCCACCCAGCGCGGCTATGGCCGCAACCATCCCTTCGCCGGAGAGATCCGCTTCGGCGAGGTCGAGGTCGAATTCTCTGCGGAAGACGTCGGCTTCGCCGTGTCGCTCGGCTCGATCGAGCTGACCGAATGCCAGATGGTCAACCAATTCAAGGGATCGGCGACAGAAGCGCCGTGCTTCACCCGCGGCTATGGCCTCGCCTTCGGCCAGAGCGAGCGCAAGACCATGTCGATGGCGCTGGTGGACCGCGCGCTCCGCGCCCGCGAGCTCGGCGAAGAGGCCGTAGCCCCGGCGCAAGATGAAGAATTCGTGATGTCGCATTCGGACAACGTCCAGGCGACCGGCTTCGTCGAGCATCTGAAGCTGCCGCATTATGTCGACTTCCAGTCCGAGCTCGGCCTGCTGCGCAAGCTGCGTCGGGAATTCGCCGAGGCCAATGCGCCCGATGCCATGAAGGAGGCCGCGGAATGA
- the phnH gene encoding phosphonate C-P lyase system protein PhnH yields the protein MTTIAELPPGFADKVLSAQSTFRSVMDAMARPGSVQRIVPMAGAPGPMMRGTAAIALTLFDHDTPLWLDARMSESSDVTKWLKFHTGAPVVQDSSIASFALISDGTALPVLERFALGTNEYPDRSTTVILQVDHLDAGRSFELRGPGIDGVATLQASIKPFDLFERLRFNEALFPRGIDVVLVADDAVVAIPRTTRVVNKGS from the coding sequence ATGACCACGATTGCGGAACTGCCGCCGGGGTTCGCCGACAAGGTGTTGTCGGCGCAATCGACCTTTCGTTCGGTCATGGACGCGATGGCGCGGCCGGGCTCGGTCCAGCGCATCGTGCCGATGGCAGGGGCGCCCGGACCGATGATGCGCGGCACCGCCGCGATCGCGCTGACGCTGTTCGACCATGACACACCGCTCTGGCTCGATGCGCGCATGTCGGAAAGCTCCGACGTGACAAAATGGCTCAAGTTCCACACCGGCGCGCCGGTCGTGCAGGACTCGTCGATCGCGAGTTTCGCTCTGATCAGCGACGGCACGGCGCTGCCGGTGCTCGAGCGCTTCGCGCTCGGCACGAACGAATATCCGGATCGCTCGACCACGGTCATCCTCCAGGTCGATCACCTCGATGCAGGGCGCAGTTTCGAGCTGCGCGGCCCCGGCATCGATGGTGTCGCGACACTTCAGGCGTCGATCAAGCCTTTCGACCTGTTCGAGCGCCTGCGGTTCAACGAGGCATTGTTTCCGCGCGGCATCGATGTGGTGCTGGTTGCCGATGACGCCGTGGTTGCGATCCCGCGCACCACGCGTGTCGTGAACAAGGGAAGCTAG
- the phnG gene encoding phosphonate C-P lyase system protein PhnG, protein MDLVTQHNNQQAQRKAAMAVLAHAEAGEIAARLRAFALPAHQELRAPENGLVMLRGRVGGDGAPFNLGEATVSRAAVRLASGEVGFGYTLGRDGEKARLIALCDALVQSGEFGEAVERDVITPLREQLMLQRARAAAETAATKVDFYTMVRGEG, encoded by the coding sequence GTGGATTTGGTGACCCAGCACAACAACCAGCAAGCCCAGCGCAAGGCCGCGATGGCCGTGCTGGCGCACGCGGAGGCGGGCGAGATCGCCGCTCGCCTCCGCGCTTTCGCGCTGCCGGCACATCAGGAGCTGCGCGCGCCGGAAAACGGCCTCGTGATGCTGCGCGGCCGGGTCGGCGGCGATGGCGCGCCGTTCAATCTCGGCGAAGCGACGGTGTCGCGCGCGGCGGTCCGGCTCGCGAGCGGCGAGGTCGGCTTCGGCTACACGCTGGGACGCGACGGCGAGAAGGCGCGGCTGATCGCGCTGTGCGACGCGCTGGTGCAGTCCGGTGAATTCGGCGAGGCGGTGGAGCGTGACGTTATCACGCCGTTGCGCGAGCAGCTTATGCTTCAGCGCGCGCGGGCGGCGGCCGAGACCGCCGCGACGAAGGTTGATTTCTACACCATGGTGCGCGGTGAGGGGTGA
- the phnF gene encoding phosphonate metabolism transcriptional regulator PhnF has translation MSMQDTASSGVALWRLVADGIERGIADGRFAAGDKLPGEMEIAETYRVNRHTVRRALAALAERGIVRAERGSGTYVEAQRLAYPLRSRTRFSEIVGADGREPHGRLIEASDDVATRELARELGLKAGAPLVRIEAIRLADRTPICVSTTWLSAELFPGAGNVFAATRSMTKLLEHYGVRDYSRGATRITAGIVDATDAARLDLPLGRPILVVDATDHDLQGKPLVTKHSRFAAERVEFLVES, from the coding sequence ATGAGCATGCAGGACACAGCCTCTTCGGGCGTCGCGCTGTGGCGCCTCGTTGCCGACGGCATCGAGCGCGGCATCGCCGACGGCCGCTTTGCGGCCGGCGACAAGCTGCCGGGCGAGATGGAGATCGCCGAAACCTATCGGGTGAACCGCCACACCGTGCGGCGCGCGCTCGCCGCGCTTGCCGAGCGCGGCATCGTGCGTGCCGAACGCGGCAGCGGAACCTATGTCGAGGCGCAGCGCCTCGCCTATCCGCTGCGCTCGCGCACCCGCTTTTCCGAGATCGTCGGCGCCGACGGCCGCGAGCCGCATGGCCGTTTGATCGAAGCGTCCGACGACGTCGCGACCCGCGAGCTGGCGCGGGAACTGGGATTGAAGGCCGGCGCGCCGCTGGTCCGGATCGAGGCGATACGGCTTGCCGACCGCACGCCGATCTGCGTCTCCACCACCTGGCTGTCGGCGGAATTGTTCCCGGGTGCGGGCAACGTGTTCGCCGCGACGCGTTCGATGACGAAACTGCTCGAGCACTACGGCGTCCGCGACTACAGCCGCGGCGCGACCCGGATCACCGCCGGCATCGTCGACGCGACCGACGCCGCGCGACTGGATCTCCCGCTGGGACGGCCGATCCTCGTGGTCGACGCGACCGACCACGATCTCCAGGGCAAGCCGCTGGTGACGAAGCATTCGCGGTTTGCGGCGGAACGGGTGGAGTTTTTGGTGGAGTCGTAG
- the phnE gene encoding phosphonate ABC transporter, permease protein PhnE: MTGPQEIDTARIRARYPDVFDRPASARLAMPAMIVAAFAILVYGLVDLDFSPSRLFAGLSQLGWISLMMIPPDPGSSLPIYLKALGETLSIALLGTTLAAVFALPVSLLAARNVVPSKILRFPVRRFLDSIRGVDTLIWALVWINVVGLGPFAGVLAIAVSDFGAFGKLFSEAIEGADQKQVEGIRASGGSALHEIRFGLLPQVLPVIAGQVLYFIESNTRSATIIGIVGAGGIGLQLAEQIRVLEWQKVSFLILMILVAVAAIDFISGKLRFAIIGRRAVA; encoded by the coding sequence GTGACGGGGCCGCAGGAGATCGACACCGCGCGGATTCGCGCGCGCTACCCCGATGTGTTCGACCGGCCGGCCTCGGCGCGGCTCGCCATGCCGGCGATGATCGTCGCGGCGTTCGCGATCCTGGTTTACGGCCTCGTCGATCTCGACTTCTCGCCGTCGCGCCTTTTCGCAGGGCTGAGCCAGCTCGGCTGGATCAGCCTGATGATGATCCCGCCAGATCCCGGCTCCTCGTTGCCGATCTATCTGAAGGCGCTGGGCGAGACGCTGTCGATCGCGCTGCTCGGCACGACGCTGGCCGCCGTCTTCGCGCTTCCGGTCAGCCTGCTGGCCGCGCGCAACGTGGTGCCGTCGAAGATCCTGCGCTTCCCCGTGCGACGTTTCCTGGATTCGATCCGCGGCGTCGACACGCTGATCTGGGCGCTGGTGTGGATCAATGTGGTCGGGCTCGGCCCGTTCGCCGGCGTGCTCGCCATCGCCGTGTCGGATTTCGGCGCGTTCGGCAAGCTGTTCTCGGAGGCGATCGAGGGCGCGGACCAGAAGCAGGTCGAAGGCATCCGCGCCTCCGGCGGCAGCGCATTGCACGAGATCCGCTTCGGCCTGCTGCCGCAGGTCCTGCCCGTCATCGCCGGCCAGGTGCTATATTTCATCGAATCCAACACCCGCTCGGCCACCATCATCGGCATCGTCGGCGCCGGCGGCATCGGGCTCCAGCTCGCCGAGCAGATCCGCGTGCTGGAATGGCAGAAGGTGTCGTTCCTGATCCTGATGATTCTGGTTGCGGTCGCCGCGATCGATTTCATCTCGGGCAAGCTGCGCTTTGCGATCATCGGGCGAAGGGCTGTGGCGTAG
- the phnE gene encoding phosphonate ABC transporter, permease protein PhnE produces the protein MTVAVSILPEQQLDALNAAYNQAVARRRLRLLLGAVIFAGALVLAAIGAEVNLRTLFTYFGNFISYFDRILTLDSGQRVWTDVGEWLWGWRKWLKMLGETLLISYVGTLIGATFAFALNFLAAENTSPSPWLRFVVRRLLEFARTVPGIVFALIFVIAFGLGPMAGVLAIAIHSTGALGKLFSEIVENADMKPVEGIRSTGASWLSCMRFAVVPQVTAGYASYALLRFEINVREASVMGFVGAGGIGQELVVAIRKFYYSDVSAILLTIILTVFIIDITTGWLRGRLFGKEART, from the coding sequence ATGACCGTCGCGGTTTCGATCCTCCCCGAGCAGCAATTGGACGCGCTGAACGCCGCGTACAACCAGGCGGTCGCGCGCAGGCGGCTCCGCCTCCTGCTGGGAGCAGTGATCTTCGCGGGAGCGCTGGTTCTCGCCGCGATCGGCGCGGAAGTGAATCTGCGCACGCTGTTCACCTATTTCGGCAATTTCATCAGCTATTTCGACCGCATCCTCACGCTCGACAGCGGCCAGCGGGTCTGGACCGATGTCGGCGAGTGGCTTTGGGGCTGGCGCAAATGGCTGAAGATGCTGGGCGAGACGCTGCTGATTTCCTATGTCGGCACGCTGATCGGTGCGACCTTCGCCTTCGCCCTGAATTTCCTGGCGGCCGAGAACACGTCGCCGTCGCCCTGGCTGCGCTTCGTGGTGCGTCGCCTGCTCGAATTCGCCCGCACCGTCCCCGGCATCGTCTTCGCGCTGATCTTCGTGATCGCCTTCGGGCTCGGGCCGATGGCCGGCGTGCTCGCGATCGCGATCCACTCCACCGGCGCACTCGGAAAACTGTTCTCGGAGATCGTCGAGAATGCCGACATGAAGCCGGTCGAAGGCATCCGCTCGACCGGCGCGAGCTGGCTGTCCTGCATGCGTTTTGCCGTGGTGCCGCAGGTGACCGCGGGCTATGCCAGCTACGCGCTGCTCCGCTTCGAGATCAACGTCCGCGAAGCCTCCGTCATGGGTTTCGTCGGCGCCGGCGGCATTGGCCAGGAGCTCGTCGTCGCCATCCGCAAGTTCTATTACTCCGACGTCAGCGCCATCCTGCTCACCATCATCCTCACCGTCTTCATCATCGACATCACCACGGGCTGGCTGCGCGGCCGCCTGTTCGGCAAGGAGGCGCGGACGTGA